One segment of Amycolatopsis alba DSM 44262 DNA contains the following:
- a CDS encoding PAS domain-containing sensor histidine kinase: MAMLPSEQAPEQRSAVLFELFVHSVVDYAIYMLDVDGHVISWNPGAERIKGYSEQEILGRHFSVFYTENDIAEGKPGEELLIAAEMGSHEDEGWRLRRGGERFWANTVITALRDEQGALVGFGKVTRDLTERRKTEEETTGRRLAFAHFVRAQETERRRIAWDVHDDSIQSMIAVSMRLQMLAAQRRDPALKQLDDAIQGAIQRLRILVAQLRPPALNDNDLVTSVRDYLDEVVSGWGLDCTLHHGFTAKPPPDLVITAFRILQEALVNVRKHANASAVVVSLTGQDGGLLARVVDNGDGMKVGGERSRDALSGEHIGMASMRERAEAAQGWFRISSKPGEGTSVAFWIPLGPPVPLRG, translated from the coding sequence ATGGCCATGTTGCCATCGGAACAGGCGCCTGAACAGCGCAGCGCTGTGCTCTTCGAGCTGTTCGTGCACAGTGTCGTCGACTACGCCATTTACATGCTGGACGTCGACGGCCACGTGATCAGCTGGAACCCAGGGGCGGAACGGATCAAAGGATATTCCGAGCAGGAGATCCTCGGCCGTCACTTCTCCGTTTTCTACACCGAAAACGACATCGCCGAGGGCAAACCCGGCGAAGAACTGCTGATCGCGGCCGAGATGGGGAGTCATGAGGACGAGGGCTGGCGGCTCCGCCGTGGTGGTGAACGATTCTGGGCCAACACCGTGATCACCGCCTTGCGGGACGAGCAGGGTGCCCTCGTCGGTTTCGGCAAAGTCACCCGTGATCTCACCGAACGCCGGAAAACGGAGGAGGAAACGACCGGCAGGCGGCTGGCGTTCGCCCATTTCGTCCGCGCACAGGAAACCGAACGTCGCCGTATCGCGTGGGATGTTCACGACGATTCGATCCAATCGATGATCGCGGTGAGCATGCGGTTGCAGATGCTCGCCGCGCAACGGCGTGATCCCGCGTTGAAGCAACTCGACGACGCGATTCAAGGGGCGATCCAGCGGCTGCGGATCCTGGTCGCCCAGTTACGCCCGCCCGCGCTGAACGACAACGACCTGGTCACCTCTGTCCGCGACTATCTCGACGAGGTCGTCTCCGGCTGGGGTCTCGACTGCACGCTGCACCACGGTTTCACCGCCAAACCGCCTCCGGATCTCGTCATCACAGCCTTCCGGATCCTCCAGGAGGCCCTGGTGAACGTGCGGAAGCACGCGAACGCCTCCGCCGTCGTGGTCTCTTTGACGGGACAGGACGGCGGCCTGCTGGCGAGGGTCGTCGACAACGGCGACGGGATGAAGGTCGGCGGGGAGCGTTCCCGTGATGCGCTGTCGGGTGAGCACATCGGAATGGCATCGATGCGTGAACGCGCGGAAGCGGCGCAAGGATGGTTCCGGATCTCCAGCAAGCCTGGCGAAGGTACGTCGGTGGCCTTCTGGATTCCGCTGGGCCCTCCCGTGCCCCTGCGTGGATGA